One window from the genome of Micromonospora aurantiaca ATCC 27029 encodes:
- a CDS encoding M16 family metallopeptidase → MSLIATRPGPGAARAYRFPQVVRRTVAGGQVVAAHLPGQNLAVALLLLDGGAGREPVGKEGLGAVLAKALEEGTAQRDATAYALAIEALGTELATGLDWDSFQVSVQVPVDRLTAAVELLAEAVRTPRLDPADVLRVRDDEATALRMDWANPGPRADAVLRAELFGAEHRWGRPLYGDPDSVAALEVDDVTVFHSEWFIRPGTLVVAGDLERIDLDALAATAFAGAGGGPVERGGPIDVPLAGQRRVILVDRPGSVQSTLRLGHPSPHRAHPDHVPMTLAGTVLGGAFTSRLNHLIREVRGYTYGIRGDFASSRRFGRFAVSSGVQTAVTAPALVESVGEISRTQLTGVTEDELEVARSWRAGQLSVELQSPRAIAAALTTLVVHDLPDDYHARLREQLLAATVEDVSAAAATYLHPESLTMVIEGDAAVIRDELVASGLGEVVDHT, encoded by the coding sequence ATGTCGCTGATCGCCACCCGTCCCGGCCCCGGCGCCGCCCGCGCCTACCGGTTCCCGCAGGTGGTCCGGCGGACGGTGGCCGGCGGTCAGGTGGTCGCCGCGCACCTGCCCGGGCAGAACCTCGCCGTCGCGTTGCTGCTGCTCGACGGCGGCGCGGGCCGGGAGCCGGTCGGCAAGGAGGGCCTCGGCGCGGTGCTGGCCAAGGCGCTGGAGGAGGGCACCGCGCAGCGGGACGCCACCGCGTACGCGCTGGCCATCGAGGCGCTCGGCACCGAGCTGGCGACCGGGCTCGACTGGGACTCGTTCCAGGTGAGCGTGCAGGTGCCGGTGGACCGGCTGACCGCCGCGGTGGAGCTGCTGGCCGAGGCGGTCCGTACGCCCCGGCTCGACCCGGCCGACGTACTGCGCGTACGCGACGACGAGGCGACCGCGCTGCGGATGGACTGGGCCAACCCCGGCCCGCGTGCCGACGCGGTGCTCCGGGCCGAGCTGTTCGGCGCGGAGCACCGGTGGGGCCGCCCGCTCTACGGCGACCCGGACAGCGTGGCCGCGCTGGAGGTGGACGACGTCACCGTCTTCCACTCGGAGTGGTTCATCCGCCCCGGCACGCTCGTCGTCGCCGGCGACCTGGAGCGGATCGACCTGGACGCGCTCGCCGCGACGGCGTTCGCCGGCGCCGGCGGCGGCCCGGTGGAACGCGGCGGCCCGATCGACGTGCCGCTGGCCGGGCAGCGCCGGGTCATCCTGGTCGACCGGCCCGGCTCGGTGCAGTCCACGCTGCGGCTCGGCCACCCGTCCCCGCATCGCGCCCACCCCGACCACGTGCCGATGACGCTCGCCGGCACCGTGCTCGGCGGCGCGTTCACGTCCCGGCTCAACCACCTGATCCGGGAGGTACGCGGCTACACGTACGGGATCCGCGGCGACTTCGCCTCGTCCCGGCGGTTCGGCCGGTTCGCGGTCAGCTCCGGCGTGCAGACCGCGGTGACCGCCCCGGCGCTCGTCGAGTCGGTGGGCGAGATCTCGCGTACCCAGCTCACCGGTGTCACCGAGGACGAGCTGGAGGTGGCGCGTTCCTGGCGGGCCGGGCAGCTCTCGGTCGAGTTGCAGAGCCCGCGGGCCATCGCCGCGGCCCTGACCACGCTGGTCGTGCACGACCTGCCGGACGACTACCACGCGCGGCTGCGGGAGCAACTGCTCGCGGCGACGGTCGAGGACGTCTCCGCGGCGGCCGCCACCTATCTGCACCCGGAGTCGCTGACGATGGTGATCGAGGGGGACGCGGCGGTCATCCGGGACGAGCTGGTCGCCAGCGGTCTCGGCGAGGTGGTCGACCACACGTGA